A part of Aegilops tauschii subsp. strangulata cultivar AL8/78 chromosome 2, Aet v6.0, whole genome shotgun sequence genomic DNA contains:
- the LOC109744317 gene encoding uncharacterized protein — MADAPLYKQHHKYTKELHDLHGNHKLHVVCTSKGQDMDKMLSTLRRKLGGMPVKLVGVDVEYAHYVKPQRVAVLQLCVEKECLVYHISAAKDMPMELDKFLMNDEYTFAGFAIEGDKNKLKLSGLKINSDNYIDIQVEWRDPYNKKKFDSLVDVAGRLIDIHYHYMKNKMNRT; from the exons ATGGCGGATGCACCTCTGTACAAGCAGCACCACAAGTACACCAAGGAGCTCCACGACCTCCACGGCAACCACAAGCTCCACGTCGTTTGCACAAGTAAGGGTCAAGACATGGACAAGATGCTGTCCACACTCAGGAGGAAGCTCGGTGGAATGCCTGTCAAACTAGTCGGCGTTGATGTCGAGTACGCACACTACGTGAAGCCACAACGGGTAGCAGTGCTCCAGCTATGTGTAGAAAAAGAATGCCTTGTCTACCACATCTCTGCAGCTAAAGACAT GCCAATGgaactagacaaattcctcatgaATGATGAATACACCTTCGCCGGATTTGCGATTGAAGGAGACAAAAACAAGCTGAAGCTATCTGGCTTGAAGATCAACTCTGACAACTACATTGATATTCAGGTGGAATGGAGAGACCCATACAATAAAAAGAAGTTTGACTCTTTGGTTGATGTTGCTGGCAGGCTGATCGACATTCACTACCATTACATGAAGAACAAAATGAACCGCACGTAG
- the LOC141040903 gene encoding uncharacterized protein yields the protein MGFVDEYWDVEADGNIKLHVIHTNDKKQMTTSPSSTSATSGSSTTRLCTIFDNLLADPRYTFAGFSISGSKTRLECVNLEVANFVDIQKEWRVPEATKELDSLADVAGMLIDDYYNNMRKKITND from the exons ATGGGGTTCGTCGACGAGTACTGGGACGTGGAGGCGGATGGCAACATCAAGTTGCACGTCATCCACACCAACGACAAGAAGCAGATGACGACCTCCCCGAGCAGTACGAGCGCCACCTCAGGCTCCAGCACCACAAGATT GTGCACCATCTTCGACAACTTGCTCGCCGACCCCAGGTACACCTTTGCTGGCTTCTCCATCAGCGGCAGCAAAACCAGGCTAGAGTGCGTCAATTTGGAGGTCGCCAACTTCGTCGACATCCAGAAGGAATGGAGGGTGCCCGAGGCCACAAAGGAGTTGGACTCCCTTGCGGACGTCGCCGGTATGCTCATCGACGACTACTACAACAACATGAGGAAGAAGATCACCAACGATTAA